Genomic segment of Bacteroides stercoris ATCC 43183:
GGTTCGGTTCTTCCTTATGTACAAGGATATTCTGAACGCCTGACTCTAATATAATGTCAATATGTTCCGGCTCGATTATAGTTTCACGGTCGATAACCACTTCGTTACGCTCAATAGAAACAACTTCACCGGTATCTTCGTCTACAAAATCCTCAATCCATGTTTTCAATACACGTGCTGCCAACTTACGACCTACAATCTTCTTGAGGTTCGTCTTATTCACTTTCACGTCTTCCGCCAGATTGAAGATTTCAAGAATGTCCTTATCATTCTCAAAACCGATAGCTCTCAGCAAGGTGGTTACCGGTAACTTCTTCTTACGGTCGATATAGGCATACATGACATTGTTGATGTCAGTAGCAAACTCAATCCAAGATCCTTTGAACGGGATGATACGGGCTGAGTACAACTTAGTACCGTTGGCATGCACGCTTTGACCGAAGAATACGCCCGGTGAACGATGAAGCTGCGACACAACAACACGTTCCGCACCATTGATAACGAATGTAGCCTTATCCGTCATATAAGGAATCGGGCCCAGGAATACATCCTGAATAACCGTATCAAAATCTTCGTGGTCAGGGTCGGTACAATATAATTTCAATTTTGCCTTTAAGGGTACGCTATAAGTAAGCCCTCGCTCTATACATTCGTCTATGGTATAGCGCGGCGGATCAATATAGTAGTCCAAAAACTCAAGAACAAAATTATTTCTTGTATCGGCAATGGGGAAGTTTTCAGCAAATACTTTATACAGTCCCTCGTTCTTACGTTTCTCGGGTGGGGTATCCAGTTGTAAAAAGTCTTTGAATGACTTCAATTGTACTTCCAGGAAATCCGGATATTCCAGCGGATTCTTAGTCGAAGCAAAATTAACTCTTTGATTTACAGTATTTGAAGACATCTGTTAATGGATTTGTAGAACTTAATTTTAAATATATACACAAAAAGGTAAAGAACCCTTTTCACGAAGGGTTCCTTACCGAATTACCTGATTTACAGGCTAATGTTATTTAAGTTCAACTTCAGCTCCAGCTTCTTCCAATGTTTTCTTCAATGATTCTGCTTCGTCTTTAGCCAAACCTTCTTTTACTACGCTAGGAGCACCGTCTACCATGTCTTTAGCTTCCTTCAAACCAAGACCGCAAGCTTCCTTAACGGCTTTAACTACTTGAAGTTTAGCTGAGCCAGCGCTCTTCAATACTACATCGAAAGAAGTTTTTTCTTCAGCGGCAGCAGCACCACCAGCTGCAGGGCCAGCAGCAACAGCAACAGCTGCAGCAGCAGGTTCAATACCGTATTCTTCTTTCAGGATAGTTGCAAGTTCATTAACTTCTTTTACTGTCAAGTTAACTAATTGTTCTGCAAAAGCTTTCAAATCTGCCATTTTTGTATGATTTTAATTGTTTAATTACTAAAATAAATTGATGTTTTTTTGTTTCCGAAGTTACGCTTCGGGACGTTCACCGAGAGTCTTGAGAACTCCGTGAATGGTGTTACCACCTGATTGCAGAGCAGAAATAACATTCTTGGCCGGTGATTGCAGCAAGGCAACGATTTC
This window contains:
- the rplL gene encoding 50S ribosomal protein L7/L12, which gives rise to MADLKAFAEQLVNLTVKEVNELATILKEEYGIEPAAAAVAVAAGPAAGGAAAAEEKTSFDVVLKSAGSAKLQVVKAVKEACGLGLKEAKDMVDGAPSVVKEGLAKDEAESLKKTLEEAGAEVELK